GTCATCGAAGTTTGCTGTTGCTTCCACCGTAGCCAAACATTAAGCATCTGTTAAAtccctttttggttttggtttcaaTCTTTGTGAAACAATTTAAGAACAACTGTTTTAATTGGTTTTGGCCAACAGCAATGCGAAGACTTGAGTAGAGGTTCACAATGGAGGTGAAATCCATCGCCCTCGGCGTGGAGGGGATGACATGCAATTCCTGTGTTCAGACCATTGAGCAGCATGTTGGGAGGATGAATGGCATCCATAACATCAAAGTAAGTGACATTATCACTATTTCTTGCAAAGCTTTGGTCTTACCTGAGAAACCATGACAAAGTGTGCaccaagggaagaaaatatgtgGAAAGCTGGGAAGCCGATGTTAGAAGTGCAGTAGTGTGTTCCTGGTgtaagagaaaagcaagcaccCACTTTACTACAGTAGGAGCTAAGTCATTATCTGCTACTCTCAGGTAATTTTCTGCTTCACAATTGTGAAGCAATGAGAAGTCACAAAAGGCAAGAataagcaattttaaaaataagataaagCACAAGCCCTAGAGCTTACACTTGAAAAAACAAGCTGTCCTTATCCCTTACACTGAATCAATGTCTGCTTGCTCACAAGCCTCCAGGCCTTTCCTTTCAAACTGATAATGCACACAGGTCACTTGCACAGGTTGAAAAGCATTTGTGGGCTTGAGGTGTCCAGTTCATTGTGTGCTAGTTGACCcaccatgaaaaataaagctgcttttgtggAGGTTCATGAGATAAGAGCAGCAGGTAGTGCAGGTGGCAAAGGAGTCTAGCCAGCTCTTTCAAGCATTAgaagtttcctttcctttgtacTCTTTGTgaggaaacaggagaaagagcagcagaactgtAGTCTTCAACTGTTACCAGAGCTACTTGGTTTGCCCTTACTCCAGACTTCATTGATCTGATTTGATACCAATattttgttagtattttttCCGTCATGGTTAAAATACTGGGTTGTAGAATATTGCAGTGTGAGCTGATTATTCCTACACAATACATCATTTTATAGTAGTTTTGAAAAGGGAAGCAATTTAAAAGCTGGGAGATTCCTCTTAGTTTTATGACCTAACTTATGTTAGGAAGAACAGTcctaacagcagcagcaacagaaaatggCAGAGTTTTATTACAATATTTACAAGACCCATCGTTTTTCATCTCCCTTCAGTATGGAGCTTTAACATGACAGGAGACTCTGCTCTGACACCAGATCCTTGGATCACTGAACAGACCCTTTTAGAAGTAGGGATACCACTGTTAACATTTTTGGCATGGCACGGTCAGATAAATCACCAGGTGTCCACAAGCATGAAGTCAAATGAAGGCTTAAAACACCTGTAAAATAATAACCCCTAAATAATCTGACTTCAGaatcctcctttcctcccttaTTCCGGCAAAAGATATAATCATCAGCCTTGCATCCTTATTGTGCCAGCTAATCTCTGAGAATGTGCAGGTGACTTGAGATAGGAGGAGGAGAGATTCATGCTTCAACTTGCTTGAAGACATCGTGCATCCCATAGTGTCCTTTACATAGGAATGAAGCAGGTTTTTAAAGGAGGGTATtaagaattttgtatttttaaggtAAATACCATACCCAAAGGTAAAGACTTATTTCTAATCCCACTCTTGGCAAGAAAATGTATTCCAAAAACTTTGAGTAGAACAGGACTCTAAGAAACAGGACTACAAGAGATCATACTTAGTCATTATGCTCATTACAGCATCAGAGCTTCAATTGAACCAGatcatttgtttcagaaaaatctctgaGAATAGTAAACCAGGGTTTTGTTTAGTGATTGTGGATTAGGTCAGCACAGGAGATGAATGTTAGGTGGCTGATCCAGACAAACAGAGCTGCGTTTAGGCTATTTTGCCTCCAGCTGCAATGAAACCAATAAACGTCCATGTTGCTAATTCTGCTAAGGCACATAATTGggacaaaaatgaagaaaggttGTTCTTACAATGATTTAACTCGTCTAATCTAATCATGACTATGCTCTTTAAGTTGCATCTTTGCCCAGAGGAAAGGTAGAATTGAATGATAATGTGTTTGGCCTCTGGCAGGCATCAGTGTTCCCTTTTGGAAACTGCAATAATTGTGTTTGATATATCATCAGTTGGGAGCAAATTAAATTGAGGATAATTGGACCATCTGATGTGAAAGGTTAGTATCAAATCAGGAGGCCTCTGGATCACCAAAATGTccagaaggaggaaaatcagCTTCCTTAATGTTTGTCATCTATCacattttgaaactgaagtttGTTCTGTGCAGTCTGATGCGCTTTATTGCGCAGAGCAAGTTGACAGCCTGTGCCTGAGATGCCTGGAAACACTGCGCTCCTTTCACTGCTACTTACATCTGTGCTCTTTTTCAAAGAGTGTTTTCTTCCATCCTCGTAGCCTGAGGGTAATTCCTACTAACTGCAGAATTGTGCATGTGATTagagttttttttctgtgggctgttttgctttggggGTTGAATTGGGTTAGTCATCGTGGTTCAAGAGAGTTTGGCTCTAGAAGTTTCATTAAATGTGTTGATGCTGTCTGGGTGTTGTAAGTAGAAGTGGCCAGACAGACTTGTAAAGGGTGCTGAAACTGGGGTGGGGAAGTCTGTTCTTTCTAGCTGTGGTGTTGCACAGCTGAGCAGAGGTTACTTTATGGTGGCTGTTGGTGTGGCTTTACTCCTCAAGGTGAGTAGTGTTGGATAAAATTATACTGGATAAGTATTACTAATATATGCAAGTAGAAATTATTTCTAGTCTCATGCAGGGTGTTAGTTTTCATCTCTCAGTATTGCAGTTCACTAActtggtgtttgggttttttctctccccaggTATCTCTAGAGGATAAGAATGCAGTCATCATTTATGACCCAAAACTGCAGACTCCAGCAACACTGCAGGAAGCAATATATGACATGGGATTTGATGCTACATTAGCTGATTCAAACCCACAACCTGTTTTACTTGACACTATTTTTCTTACAATTCCTACTCAGCCATCTCTAACCTCTAAACAGATTTGTAGCGCGCTGCTAAAGACCAAAGGTGTTGTGGATGTTAAAATGTCCTCTGATCAAAAAACTGCCGTGGTGACGTTCATTCCTTCCGTTGTAAACGGCCAGCAGGTTATGCAGATGGTCCCAGGAGTGGATTTAAATATCCCTGCACCAGAGGTAACGCCTGGGACTTGTGAAGGTTCCAGCTGGTCTCAAGCAAGTAGCGTTGTGCTGCGCCTGAAAGTAGATGGGATGACCTGTCACTCCTGCACCAGCACCATCGAGGGGAAGATTGGCAAGTTGCAGGGAATTCAACGGATTAAAGGTAAAACCTTTGTGTATTTTGATGTAAATTGGAGTTGACCAACCTGTTCCCCGGCAGCATCATGGAGATATCTTGAGTTTAATTAGATAGCTTAGTGTGACAGTTACTCTTTGTGGTACCTGGTATTTAGTTACATGTTTAATTTGGACTAGGAAGTAAGAAAGGGGCCCAAATTGTGGCAAGGCTGTTGCTGTTACATGTGTGAAAGTATTCAGTGGTTGCTTTGGATTTTGGTAGGGAGCCTGGAGTAGTCATGTTCTATAATTTTATTACCAGTTATTGAAATCTCTAATACCAGATGTCTTTTCGTATTATAATTAATCCtactttatattttctgttcaaTTAAGAGTTAATATTGGCATGTATGCAATTGTATCTtaaaggcaagagaaaaatataaatagctTTGGCATAAATGTATTGCTACGGACCCttgataaaagaataaatttagtAAGAAATAATAGTGGAATTTGTGAAAGTCCTGGTGAAAGAGCAaaaaactgaggaaaaggaGTGGAAAATTGTTGTAGTAGTAGGCAAAAAATGGTTGAAGATCTGAATTGCTTGATATTTACCAAACCAATTCAGTCTCCTTTCCATTGCAGTTAGGTTTCTGATCATTTAAAGCATTCAAAGCATTTGACAAGATCTGTTGCTCTGGGGGCAATGTGCTGCTTATGCTTAGGGCAGTAATGCACACTTATTGGTTAATTTTCAGTGTCCCTGGACAATCAGGAAGCTGTTGTTGTCTACCAGCCTCATCTGattacagcagaagaaataaagcatcaAATTGAAGCTGCTGGTTTCACAGCATCTTTCAAAAAGCAGCCTAAACCCCTCAAGCTCAGTGCCATTGACCTGGAGAGGCTGAGGAATACTCAGACCAAAGGCTCTGAGAcagcatggaaagaaaactcaaaTATGAATGACACAAAGACAGTTGTCTTCAGGATTGATGGCATGCACTGCAATTCATGTGTCCTCAATATTCAGAGCACCGTATCAGCACTCCCATCTGTAACAAGTATAGTTGTTTCATTAGAGAAGAAATCTGCTATTATAAACTATAACCCAAACTTAATTAGCATAGAAGTACTGAGAAGAGCCATAGAGGCAGTGTCTCCAGAGACATTTAAAGTCAGCCTTCCTGAGGAATATGACAACGTAGCACTTTTCCCCATGCTGGGGTCTCCACTGAAGTCTCCTCATCCAGCTTTGAAGGATGCCAGCCAGCCACTTACTCAAGCTGTTGTGATAAATATTGAGGGAATGACTTGCAACTCCTGTGTGCAGTCCATTGAGGGAGTCATATCCCAAAAGGCAGGTGTCAAATCTATTCATGTGTCTCTCACAAACCATAATGGGACAATAGAATATGACCCTCTGCAAACTTGCCCAGAAGACTTGAGATCTGCCATAGAGGATATGGGCTTTGATGCATCTTTACCAGGTAATGACATGCTaaacttttacatttaaaaggatTGTGCAGTTCTGTTTAGAATTTGGTACCACCCAAGATGAAATTTAGTAGTTGACACATTCTTTGTGCATGcccagaaaagctttttatcttCACTGTCAATGAGATAATGAAATACACGTGCACTTCCTTTGATGTAgcagattaattaaaaatgattGAGATACCTGGAAATAGAGGCATGTACAAACTTTTTGGTCTAGATTTACAGGAGCATGTATTTGTGGCTGGGGCAGTACCAGCTCATCCCTCATTGCAGTGGCTGTTCACAATGTCCTGAATTGCAGTCTCCTTTTCAGCTCAGCCCTCACCTGAAGTGCAGCTGGAATCCCACAGAACTGAGCCTCTTTCCAAAGTGTCACCAGCCCATCTTGTGAGACAAGAGACAAAGACTGTATCCAAGTGCTATGTCCAGGTCACAGGAATGACATGTGCTTCATGTGTGGCCAACATTGAGAGAAATCTGAGGAGAGAAGATGGTAAGATATGTGTCAGGGTAATCTGATAAACTTCTGAGTGTTTCTTTTAGAGAATCCATCTAGCTTTGGTACAGCTTTTTTAACGGGTGTGTTGTCAGGAGAAGTGccattgctgctgtgtttcagggGTGAGAACATAGGATGAAAACAATACTGTTCTGGCTGCTTTGTGTCTAAAGAAGAATGCCTTTGCAAAAGCAGGAGGTGGAATGCTCCAAAAAGAATATAGGGATCAAATATGGATCCTTGTGAAACTAAACTAAGTCTTTTCTACTGGAGGGACATGCCCAGGTTAAAGGCAGATGCTTGTTATGCTTGTGTTAGGAAGGGAGCTATTAGAGAAGGACAGTAGTAATACGGATTAGAGAGACATAAGTTAATTTTAGCTCTGCAAGTCAGGACAACTGTGTCTATCTTCTGTCAGTGATGATTACATTTGCAGGCACAAAAAGTTGCATAACTGTGATGTAGTGGAGAGTTGTTAATGTAGACTGTGTTTAATTATTGTAATGAAGGTGGATGTCTTCCAAGATAACCTGggatttaatcttttttcatcCTAGAAAACAGATGAATCCAAATCCTTTTCACTTGGTGTACAGTAGGATTGCACATTGTTCGATCTTCCCTTTCTCATACgtgttctttctttaaaaaggcttttAGAAATAGTAAATGTAGATCACAAAAATAGGCAGAACTGTATTttagaagcatttctttaattaaacCAGATAATCTTTTCATATAGCATAGATTGAATGTCTGTAATTAGGCTGTTAAATCCATGCAACTCATGTGGAGTAATACTTCACCTGCCACACCTGCCCTTAAGTCCTTTTGTTGCATTGTTGCTGCATCTTCCAAAACTgatggtttttctttctgtgtactTACACCGTGGTAGCTGTCTCAATTTCAGTCAGTTGCTGCTGTGCCATCCTGCTACTGGAAGTGCACCGAGACTTTTAAACATGATCTGCCATTCGCACGTTTTGTTTTCTAGGAATACATTCCATACTTGTTGCCCTAAtggcagggaaggcagaagtgAGGTATAATCCTGCTGTCATACACCCTTCAGCGATTGCAGAGCTCATCCGGGAACTGGGATTTGGAGCTACCGTGATGGAAAACTGTGGTGAAGGAGATGGAATTCTGGAACTTGTTGTAAGCTAGTAGTTCAAACCAGCCACCCCTGTCTTTATTGCTTTTATCTCTTGGATGTGCTTGTGTAACATCCGCTTCCTAAAGTGTTCATAAGCTCTAATAGAGCTTAATTTACAAAGAATAAAGTATAAGAGTACATCAGGTATGTGTCACAAACTAATCCTGTCCTGCAAACTGTGCTGGCTCAGTTCTGCTACACTAAGTCAGAGAAATATTCCTGTGGGATTTTTGATTACTCTGGCTATTTCAGgaatttcctttttacttttctgaagcTGAGTTGAACTCGGTGTAGCCCAAGCTCTGAGCTTCAAGAGCCAGCAGAGCTTTAGCAGAGCTTCATAACCTTGTCTCCTCTATAGCGCTCTCATCCTTAACTAAAGAGCTCCATCTCACTGCTTCAAACTCCAGAAACATGCAATAAGTAATTCAGGATAGTCAGAAGcactctttcttttcctactttttaAGATGCATTTACCGAGTAACCTGTGGCTTTGCTAACAGGAAGGaatctttattttccaggtGAGAGGAATGACGTGTGCCTCTTGTGTACACAAAATAGAATCCACTCTCATGAAGACTAATGGTGTTTTATATTGCTCAGTAGCTCTGGCAACCAACAAAGCACACATCAAATATGATCCTGAGATTATAGGGCCTCGAGATGTTATACAAGTGGTAAAGGTAAGTTTGGTGGAGGCACCAAGTCCCATAAAATTTCCAGTGTCCTTTAACTGAAAAGTTAAACATCCCTGAATAAAAGGGAagacttgaaggaaaaaatgtctctctCCTTCCATCTGCTACCATCTTAGTACAGGGTTCTGCAGACAATGTATGTTCTGAGTTGGAAGCAAGGCTCTGTTAGGACTACCTAAGtttttatgcagaaaaactAGGAACACCCGGCTGTGGTAGAGTTGAAGATACCAGCTGTAGgcttgcagaaaaataaagcacatcCATGAGTACTGTAGCAGGAGagagatgaaaatgaaatacatttcttagCTTTCTGTCTAAATATCTCTATTTTTGTGCTTCAGGAATAACCATTTTGAAAACCCACATTTTAGAATAGCATTTTAGTGTTCTAGAAAGGCTCATTTCTAcatcagtttgcttttctgtctttgcaaggtaaataaaaacagtaacaatCATATTAGAAATGGTAATAAAGTAAATGTAAGGCTGACACCATCACTTACGTGGCATTAACTTTATGAGCacaaagtctttaaaaataggctgttctctttcattattatgcttttttcccttaGGATTTAGGCTTCACTACTTCGTTAGTCAAAAAAGATAGATCTGCGAGTCATCTAGATCACAAGCAGGAAATAAGGCAGTAAGTATTCCTGAACATACTTAggttcttcttttttaatcaacaGCAAAAGTGGtgatatttttatgtgtgtgcaGACTTGCTTAGCTAAAATGTTACCCACTGGACTGCAAaccagttctttttcttctttcaaatctGAGGTGGAAAAGGTCTTTTGTTGTGAGTCTGGTTTTCTGCATCCCTGTCATGGGGCTGATGATCTACATGATGGTGATGGACAGTCAACTTTCAGATGCTCACGCACATCACAACATGAGCAGTGAGGAAATGGAGGCTCTTCACTCCTCAATGGTCCTGGAATACCAGCTCCTACCAGGATTGTCTGTTAtgaattttctctcctttttactCTGTGTCCCAGTACAGGTAAGTGGGAATATGACAACTCCTAGTTTGTTTGGCTTAAAATTTGAAAACTGACTCTAATTATGGTGATTTAAATGCCTTTGAAGTTGCTTTTGAGGTGGTTCTGCTAAAATAAGTGGTTCTAGGGACTATTAGGGACAGGCCAGTCAGTGTAGAGGTGCTATGCAGAATCTGAGGCAGCACTGGTGAGCACAGGGAGGAGCTGGTGGAATGGTGTGGAGGTGAGAAGACTCAAGTGCTATGGTAGAGATCAGAGCCCTTGGCTAGAGCTTGAGTTTTTTTCaaggagagatggagaaggcaaataacacaaataaaatgGATGTCTCCCTCTCTtatggaaatgctgctgctgtatgttacgtgtgtgtgtgtatatatgtatataaatatgtgtatgtataaatacaaCTGATGCTCTTATTACAGATGTTTGGAGGCTGGCACTTCTATATCCAGGCCTACAAAGCAGTGAAGCACAAAACTGCAAACATGGACGTGCTCATTGTTCTGGCAACCACCATTGCCTTCGTGTACTCACTTGTTATTCTTCTAGTTGCAATGGCTGAGAAAGCAAAAGTGAACCCTGTAACTTTCTTCGACACACCTCCTATGCTGTTTGTGTTCATCTCCTTGGGCCGGTGGCTAGAGCATGTTGcaaaggtaagaaaaataaaagccaagaaaaataaaagccatgaCTCTCAGTGCAAGACACTGAGAGTCATTTCAGAATGTTGTGTACCTTAAAACAAGTCCCATGAACAACCTTTGTTAGGTTCTTCTAACCTTCTGTGTTGTAAAATCATCTTCAGTAACTagtaaaaatatgaaatgacTTAATATTAGTCTGTTTGAAGAAAGTCTTTTTAACAGGGTAAATTGCAACACCTGCAGTTGTCATTTACCCAGCAATTTGTTTCAATAGCATAgtcagaaaaacatgaaaattattattctaGGGTAAAACATCAGAAGCACTGGCAAGACTAATTTCATTACAAGCTACTGAAGCTACTATTGTTACCTTGGGGCCCGATAACGTTCTTTTAAGGTATCTTGCtttgtcatttgctttttctgttgttccttGTTTGTTGTTAATATGCCTAATTCACAGACAAATGTTACCATTCTGTAGAACTATGGAGCAAATAACTTCACATTTGCTGGCAGATTTGCCAGATATACATgttaaaatgcacaaaaaataACTCTgctcttgtttgttttattggaATCTTGCTAATTTTGGCTGTGATACGAAAAATAGTGGATTTTCACAACTGGAAAGTAACTAAAATGATGATAAAATAATCATAGCACTCTTTAAAATGGCCTTTCTTCTGgcaatttttatatatgtttacAATGTCAACCAGTGGGATTATGCTTTGTGTGTAGTGGCAACTCTTTTTGCCCAGGTAACTTCAGTTGGCAATCTCTTACTAAAAACACTATACATCGTTCTAGTGAAGAGCAGGTTGATGTCGAACTGGTTCAACGAGGTGACATTGTCAAAGTGATCCCCGGAGGCAAATTTCCAGTGGATGGTCGTGTTATTGAAGGACACTCCATGGTAGATGAATCTCTTATCACAGGTAAGCATTTGTTTTTTGCAAgtgtgaaaatgtttttcttcaaatggATCTGGAGAAGGGAAGTTGAAGCTCATGTTCTCACTCCTCTGCTTGTGTGGTAGGAGTCGGTAGCTATGATAATATTCCTGAAAAATATACCTTAGTATGTGgtgttgctcttttttttaGGTGAAGCAATGCCTGTGACTAAAAAACCTGGCAATACAGTTATTGCAGGTTCTATTAACCAGAATGGATCACTGCTGATTTCAGCAACCCATGTTGGAGCTGATACAACTCTGTCCCAGATTGTTAAACTGGTGGAGGAAGCCCAGACCTCAAAGGTAGAGTATTGTCAAATGAAGCATTTGGGTTTTGGCTTATCACTTGGGCATCAGCATCGCGAACCACCTGAAGAGTGATTAAGATGGTTTAGATCTGAATTGCAGTTGCATAATGAAGTATCTTGCTGAATAAGGACTTTGATACGATCTACAGCTCCAAGTCTCATCGTCTTATTAAGCAAATACATAATTATACAGTGTGGTGTGCCAAGtgtgctgcaaacagcagctctgattGTATCTGTGTCTGAAGGCACAAAGTAAGCGTAATGCTGCTGGAGCTGACGTCTTTCTCCTTTCTAGGCTCCTATCCAGCAATTTGCAGACAAACTTAGTGGCTACTTTGTTCCTTGTATTGTGGCTGTCTCTGTGGTTACCCTTTTTGCCTGGATTATAATTGGTTTTGTGGATTTTGAAATagtagaaaaatactttctggtGAGTAAGTCTCCTTAAACaccttctgaaatgtttaataaatagTTAGCCTGCAAGTCTGTTAGACTGCAGTGGTTCCTTCTCTGAATTATCCTTGCAGGCAGTGGCTATagttattgttattgttgttgttatattttttaCACTGTACCACTGCTACATTTGTATTAAAGAGACTGTACAGTCATTGATCAACTCCTGAAAgttagtattaaaaataagaagttaattcaaaaaagtaaatacttaACATCAACATTTCCCATTCCTATCCCTTCTCTGTGGGGAACAGAAGCTTCTTGTGCCACAAGCTCCAGTTGTGCATCAAGTTTTGTTAGCATAGCTCTGTGTAAATTCCTCtttgaaatcagtgggattCATCTTCATTACAGATGCCAGAGGAAGATCAGGATCATCCTAACTTGTGCCTTAGGGTTGCTTAGATCACAGATTTCTTGGTTCATGACTATTTCTGATTAGAAATGATCCGTTTCCAAGAAAGCAATCTTCATATCCTGTTTCTTTGTTACTGTAGGTATTTGTTGATCGAGTAACTTTTATTACACTACAGCATAAAAGTTATAGCATGTGGTACCTTATTTAGGAAAAAGTCCTATAAATAGAACAGCTTATGGGTATATGCAGTATATAATAGAACTTAGTCATTAGTTAATTAGTCCTTTAATCATTAATCTTGGCTTTTGCATAATTCACCTGagctttactttttaatattcataCTTCAGCTTGTATATTTGCAGGTATTTTAAACATCAAAGGCAATGTGTTGTTGCATCCATTGTTCAATCTCTTCTACTACTAAAACTTCTGCCACCAGGGTTACAACAAGAGCATATCTGCTGCCGAAGTGATAATCCGCTTTGCTTTCCAAGCTTCCATCACAGTCCTGTGCATTGCGTGTCCCTGTTCTCTGGGATTGGCCACCCCCACGGCTGTGATGGTTGGTACTGGAGTAGGAGCCCAGAACGGAATACTGATCAAAGGAGGAGAGCCCCTGGAGATGGCACACAAGGTAAGAAATGGGGGTTACTGTTACAAGAACTCCAAAGGCTGGGGTTGGTGGCATGTTCCCAGTTGCTGCCGGAGCAGATCATTACGTGCACAGCAGCACGTGGCAGTAAGTGATGGATCACCAGCACGTGGCAGTGAGTTTCTTGGAATTAGGTGGTTTTCTGGGGAAGTTACACATTAAAGCTTTGTTCATTTAACGGAGTCTTCCTGTTCTGCTGCAGGTGAAGGTGGTTGTATTTGACAAAACAGGTACTATTACTCATGGGACTCCAGAAGTGACACAGGTGAAGTTTCTAGTGGAGGGCAGCCAACTACCACATAATAAAATGCTGGCGATAGTGGGGACTGCAGAGAGTAACAGTGAGCATCCTCTTGGAGTAGCAATAACAAAATACTGCAAGAAGGTAAGTTACTTATACAGGAATAGAGTAGTTTGTGTTATGGAAGAACCTCTCTTGCAGTACTTAATGTGTATGAATAGTCTTGTGTTATTTACAAAGTAATTGATAATCATTAGGGAAAGCCGAAAATTGTGGAGCCATATAAATCACTTAATACCATATTAGATGCACTGGATACTCTAACTTCTGTTGTGATGATTGAATATTTCTCTGCTCCTGTTAGAGTTAGTTTGACTGCACTTTATTTTGTGGGGGttgtaaatgcttttatatcttttaaatatttcatagaatcatagaatagtttgggttggaaaggaccttaagatcatctagttccaacccccctgccatgggcagggacacctcgcactaaaccacgtggcccaaggctctgtccaacctgccttgaacaccgccagggatggagcatccacaacctccctgggcaacccattccagtgcctcaccaccctcactgtaaagaacttcttccttatatctaatctaaacttcccctgtttacaatttacatttctttctcaatTTACATCCTTTCTCTTCAGGAACTAGACTCGGAAACCCTTGGGACATGTACAGACTTTCAGGTAGTTCCAGGCTGCGGCATTAGTTGCAAAGTCACCAATGTTGAAGGATTACTCTACAGGAAAACTAAAATGGTTgaagaaaacaatattaaaaacgTGACACTGGTGAAAATTGAGGAAAATATGGAGGAATCAGTGCAGCCTGCTTTGATTATTGATGCT
Above is a genomic segment from Strigops habroptila isolate Jane chromosome 9, bStrHab1.2.pri, whole genome shotgun sequence containing:
- the ATP7A gene encoding copper-transporting ATPase 1, coding for MEVKSIALGVEGMTCNSCVQTIEQHVGRMNGIHNIKVSLEDKNAVIIYDPKLQTPATLQEAIYDMGFDATLADSNPQPVLLDTIFLTIPTQPSLTSKQICSALLKTKGVVDVKMSSDQKTAVVTFIPSVVNGQQVMQMVPGVDLNIPAPEVTPGTCEGSSWSQASSVVLRLKVDGMTCHSCTSTIEGKIGKLQGIQRIKVSLDNQEAVVVYQPHLITAEEIKHQIEAAGFTASFKKQPKPLKLSAIDLERLRNTQTKGSETAWKENSNMNDTKTVVFRIDGMHCNSCVLNIQSTVSALPSVTSIVVSLEKKSAIINYNPNLISIEVLRRAIEAVSPETFKVSLPEEYDNVALFPMLGSPLKSPHPALKDASQPLTQAVVINIEGMTCNSCVQSIEGVISQKAGVKSIHVSLTNHNGTIEYDPLQTCPEDLRSAIEDMGFDASLPAQPSPEVQLESHRTEPLSKVSPAHLVRQETKTVSKCYVQVTGMTCASCVANIERNLRREDGIHSILVALMAGKAEVRYNPAVIHPSAIAELIRELGFGATVMENCGEGDGILELVVRGMTCASCVHKIESTLMKTNGVLYCSVALATNKAHIKYDPEIIGPRDVIQVVKDLGFTTSLVKKDRSASHLDHKQEIRQWKRSFVVSLVFCIPVMGLMIYMMVMDSQLSDAHAHHNMSSEEMEALHSSMVLEYQLLPGLSVMNFLSFLLCVPVQMFGGWHFYIQAYKAVKHKTANMDVLIVLATTIAFVYSLVILLVAMAEKAKVNPVTFFDTPPMLFVFISLGRWLEHVAKGKTSEALARLISLQATEATIVTLGPDNVLLSEEQVDVELVQRGDIVKVIPGGKFPVDGRVIEGHSMVDESLITGEAMPVTKKPGNTVIAGSINQNGSLLISATHVGADTTLSQIVKLVEEAQTSKAPIQQFADKLSGYFVPCIVAVSVVTLFAWIIIGFVDFEIVEKYFLGYNKSISAAEVIIRFAFQASITVLCIACPCSLGLATPTAVMVGTGVGAQNGILIKGGEPLEMAHKVKVVVFDKTGTITHGTPEVTQVKFLVEGSQLPHNKMLAIVGTAESNSEHPLGVAITKYCKKELDSETLGTCTDFQVVPGCGISCKVTNVEGLLYRKTKMVEENNIKNVTLVKIEENMEESVQPALIIDAELPATRTSQKYSVLIGNREWMSRNGLVVKNEVDKAMMEHERRGHTAVLAAVDGVLCGLIAIADTVKPEAELAVYTLKSMGLEVVLMTGDNSKTARSIASQVGITKVFAEVLPSHKVAKVKQLQDEGKRVAMVGDGINDSPALAMANVGIAIGTGTDVAIEAADVVLIRDDLMDVVASIDLSRKTVKRIRINFVFALIYNLVGVPIAAGVFLPIGLVLQPWMGSAAMAASSVSVVLSSLLLKMYQKPSPEKLEFRARGQMRHKSPSEISVHIGIDETGTGSPKLSLMDRIINYSRASINSLFSDKRSVNSVVLSEPDKHSLLVGDFGEDDDTAL